The DNA window CATCGCCGTTCGTGACCACTGTCGCGCAGGTTTGTGTCTCCTGCAACTGCTGCGTACGCCTTCTTTTCAATTCTGCCACAAAATATTTCAACCATGTCAACAAATTGTTTCTAGTTGCAACATCTGTGGATGCATTCAACAACTTGTATTAGGTTCGTTCTCATCAGCTTCCAGCACGCTTCGATGCCTTCCATCCACGGAGACACACCATGAAGAACTGTTTCAGAACCTTTTTTGAATCCACCGATCCGGTCGACGGCGTCGGAGTGAAGCCATGAATGTACAGGTCCCGGTCCAATCCCCAGTGATCTCGCGACATGATGAGATCGCTCCGATTGCGCGCAGATGGCATGTCGGCAGAATTGTCGGCGCCGCGATTGCGGCTATCATCGTCGCACTGCTCGCACAAAGTTTCTTTACCAACGAGGCCGTCAATTGGCCGATGGTCCGCCAGTACTTCTTCTCCGAGAGCATCCTCGACGGGCTGGAAATGACGCTGCTGTTGACGGCAGTCTCGATGGCAATTGCGCTTATTCTGGCGACGCTGATAGCAAACATGAGGCTGTCAGAGAATCCGGTTCTGCGAGCCGTCAGTTCCGCCTACGTATGGTTGTTCCGCGGCATTCCGTTGCTGGTGCTCCTCATTCTGATGTTCAATTTTGCGCTCCTGTATCCGACTATCTCGCTCAGCCTGCCGGGTGTCGGAACGTTGTGGAGTGCGTCCTCGCAAGACCTGATCAGTCCCTTCTGGGCGGCTATCATCGCGTTCTCCGTGCACCAGTCCTCCTATACCTCGGAGGTCATCCGCTCGTCGATTCTGGCAGTGTCCACGGGGCAGGTCGAAGCGGCGGAAGCCCTCGGAATGTCGAAATTGCGTACGTTTCGGCGCATCGTGCTTCCGCAGGCCCTGCGAATTGCCGTGCCACCCATCGCAAATGACACGATCAACTTGTTGAAGGGCACCGCACTCGTTGCCTTCATTTCGGTGGCCGATCTCCTGTATTCGGTTCAACAGATCTACACCCGTAATTTCCAGGTCGTTCCGCTGCTGATCGTTGCAACGATCTGGTACGTGCTGATCGTCTCGGTCATGTCTGTCGGTCAGACTGCTCTCGAGAGACGCCTGGGCCGCAGTAGCAAGGCCAAGCGATCGCCGGCCGCGAAGCTCACCAAGTCTCGACAGGGGAAGACCTCATGACCATTCTCGACGCTCGGCAAGTTACCAAGGTCTTCCACGGCCGCACGGTGGTCGATCATGTCGACCTGGAGGTTCACAAGGGCGAAACCGTCTGTCTGCTCGGACCTTCCGGGGCAGGAAAGAGCACGTTCCTGCGGTGCCTGAACCAACTGGAGACGATGGAGTACGGAGCCGTCTACGTCGACGGAGATCTGATGGGCTTTCGCGAACATGGCGGAAAGCTCCACGCAATCCCGCATCGCGCACTGGCGAAGCAACGTCGACACATCGGAATGGTGTTCCAGCACTTCAACTTGTTCCCGCACATGACGGTGCTGGAGAACATCATCGAAGCACCTGTAGGGGTGCTGGGGCAGCCGAAGAATACTGCGATCACCGAGGCCCGAGCGCTGCTCGACATGGTCGGTCTGGCGGAGAAGGTCGATGCCTATCCGAACTCCCTGTCCGGTGGCCAACAGCAGCGAGTCGCCATTGTGCGCTCGCTCGCGATGAAGCCCAAGGTGCTGCTGTTCGACGAACCTACTTCGGCACTGGATCCCGAACTCGTGGGTGAGGTTCTCGATGCGATGAAGTCGTTGTCCCAGGACGGAATGACCATGGTCGTCGTCACCCACGAAATGGGATTCGCCCGCGAGGTTGCCGATCGCGTCGTGTTCATGGCCGACGGAGCCGTCGTAGAGCAAGGCCCGGCACGTGAGGTGCTCGATTCTCCCCGCGAAGCCCGTACCAAGGACTTCCTGGCGAGGGTGCTGTGACGGCAGTCGGCGACGCCGCGTCGACCGCCGACCGATGGGGCCATCACACGTCGCACTTCGGCAGCTTTCGCGGCCGAGCAGACGGGGACCGACTGCAGGTGCGACCCCACGAATGCGACCCTGAGCCGTACGACCTCATCGACAACATCGCGTCGGGAGTGCGGCACGAGGCGAGGGTCACCCGGCCGCACGTTCGACGCGGCTGGCTCGAGCGAGGAGCGCAATCCAAGGACCTGCGGGGCCGCGACGAGTTCGTCGCAGTCGACTGGGACGTGGCTCTGGACTTGCTGGCGGGTGAATTACGCCGCGTGTACGGCGAATTCGGTGCCGCGGGCGTGTTCGGTGGCTCGTACGGCTGGTCGAGTGCCGGAAGATTTCACCACGCGCAGACGCAGGTTCACCGCTTCCTGAACTCACTCGGCGGCTATGTCCGGTCGGTCAACACCTATTCCAGTGGTGCGTCGGAGGTGTTGATGCCGCACGTGGCCGGATCGCACGACGCGGTCATCAAACAGATCAACAGCTGGGAGGACCTGGCCGAGCACACCGAGTTGCTGGTGTCCTTCGGCGGAGTTGCCTCCAAGAACGGGGCCGTCAACCCAGGCGGGATCACCTCGCACGTCCAGAACGGATGGCTACGCAAAATGGCATCCAACGGTTGTCGATTCGTGCTGGTCGGACCACTTCGTGACGACCTGCTCGACGAGATCGAGGCGGACTGGTTGACGCCACTGCCCGGCAGCGATTTGGCGTTGATGATCGGACTGGCAGGCGAACTCGTCCTCCAGGATCTCGTCGATCGAGACTTCGTGGACCGATACTGCTCGGGCTTCGCGGAGTTCGAGGACTACCTGAGCGGTAGCACCGACGGTACGGCAAAGGACGCGCGGTGGGCCTCGAAAATCTGTCGAATCGAGGAGTCCGATATCCGATCGCTCGCGCATGCGATGGGGACATCGGCCACGATGATCACGTGTTCGTACTCGTTGCAGCGAATCCGTCACGGCGAGCAGATGCCCTGGATGGCATTGATTCTCGCGGCGATGACCGGGGGAATCGGTCGCCCCGGTCGCGGCTACGCGCATGGTCTGGGCGCCATGGGAGGAAACGGCAAGCGTGAGGCCGTGGTGCCTTTCCCCTCCTTTCCGCAAGGTGTGAACGAGTGCTCCGATTTCATTCCGGTGGCGCGCATCGCAGACATGTTGCTCGCTCCCGGTGCGGACTACGAGTACAACGGCGAGGTACGAACGTACCCAGACGTGAAGTTGGTCTACTGGGCCGGCGGAAATCCATTTCATCACCACCAGAATCTGTTTCGACTTCAGGAGGCGTTCCGAAAGCCAGATACAGTCGTTGTGCACGAATCTGCGTGGACGAGTACAGCGCGACACGCCGACATCGTCCTTCCTGCGACGATGTCGGTGGAACGTAGCGATATCGGTGCCGCTCGCAACGACAGCCATCTGATGCCGATGCAACAGTTGATCGCGCCGTACGGGGAGGCGCGCGACGATTTCGACATCTTTGCCGATCTGGCCGGCAGACTCGGAACTGCCGCGACGTACACCGGCGGCCGAACGTCCGACGAATGGGTTCGTGCCATGTACGAGCACTGGCTCGGACGGATGTCGGATGCAGACATGACCGCCCCGGATTTCGAAAGCTTCTGGCAAGATGGCCCTTTCGAGATGGTGCTGCGGCCCATCCGCAGGACTCTCGAGGAGTTCGTATCCGATCCGGTTGCGAACAAGCTGAATACTCGGTCGGGAAAGATCGAGATCGTCAGTGAGGTCATCCGCGAGTTCGACTACGACGACTGCCCACCGCATCCCACGTGGACGGCTCCGGTGGAGTGGCTGGGTGGCAGACGCGCGGAGAGCTTTCCGATTCACCTGATCGCCAACCAACCCGACGGCAAGCTGCACAGTCAGCTGGACTTCGGGTCGGCCAGTACCCGACACAAGCGCAACGGGCGGGAGGTCGTCAGAATGCACCCTGCTGATGCGGCGCCGAGAAGTCTGGCCGATGGTGATCTGGTGCGGGTATGGAACGACCGCGGTTCCTGCTTCGCAACCGTCGAGGTCACCGAACGGGTGATGCGTAGCGTTGCAAGGCTTCCCACTGGAGCATGGTTCGATCCGCAGGTCGTCGGCGGCCTCGGGACGGTATGCGTTCACGGAAATCCGAACGTGTTGACCGCCGACACCGGAACCTCTCGACTGGCACAGGCCTGCACCGGACAACACGTCCTCGTGGAGATCACCAAATGGGAAGACCCGGTGCCTCCGGTGCAGGTGCACCGGCCTCCCACACCATGACCGCTGTATCGACTCCCCTCTTTTCGAATCCAATCTCGATACCGAACCCACCGACTACGGAGAACTGACATGAACTGGATCAAATGTGTTGCCGGCGTCGCCACTGCCGTATCGCTGAGCGTTGCGTTGACGTCCTGCGGTACATCGACGTCCGATGAGCCGGCGGCCGCTGAGGGCGCACTGCCCAGCCCGTACAACGCGGGACTCGTTGTGCCGTACATCAATTACGCCCCATACTCGTACCTCGACGAGGCCGGCACGATGATCGGGATCGATCCCGATGTCGCGGCGGGGATCAGCTCCGAGCTCGGAATCCCATTGGAAGGTGCCAACGCGGCGTTCGAGCAGACGCTGCTCGGCGTGCAGCAGGGCAAGTTCGCCTGGGCACCGGCCGCCGACATCACTCGGGAGCGACTGCAGACGTTCGATTTCGTCTCGTACCTGAAGGATTCGTACACCTTCATGACCAAGGTCGACAGCCCCGATGTCGCCGACGACACTCTCGAGCTGTGCGGCTTGCGCATCGGAATCAACAGCGGCAGTTCGGCAACAGCGGATCTCGAGGGCTTCTCGAAGGCCTGTGAGGACGCAGGTGAGCAGGCCATCGACATCCAGGCGTTCCCCGATCAGACGGCCAACCAGCTGGCCCTCTCGAGTGAGCGGATCGATCTGGTCACCGCATCGCTGACCAATATCGCCTACCAGCAGAGCCTCACCGACGAATTCAAGACCACCGGACCGTCGTACGCCGAGATTCTGTCGGGTCTGACGGTCAAGAAGGACAGCGGCATGGCACAGCCGTTGGCGGACGCCCTCAACGCCATGATCGCCGACGGTTCCTACGACACGATCTTCGCGAAGTACAACCTCGAAGACGCAGAAGTGGAGAAGTCCGAGGTCAACCCCGATCCGGGCCGCTGAGCCTCGCGACGTCCGACCATTTTCAGGAGATAAAAGATGAACGACAAAGCACGCACACACAGGATCGCAGTGATCGGCCTCGGTGCCGTCGGCTCCATGACGGCATGGCAATTGGCCTCCAAGGGCTTCAAAGTCGACGGATACGACCGTTTCGCACCGGGCAGTGACCACAGTGGCGCCGGCGGTTCCACCAGGATGTTCAGGACGATCTATCCGGAGAGCCCGAACTACTCTGGGCTGCTGGAGAAATCGAGCACGATGTGGCGTGAACTCGAACGCGCATCGGGCCTGTCGCTCATGGTAAGCACGGGTGCTCTGACCATCAGCACACCTGATTCCGTGATGGTGAGTAGTACCGTCGCCGCGGCAGAGGCCGCAAAGGTGGAGTACGAAATTCTGGACCCCGCGACAACTCTCGCGCGGCATCCGGGACAGATTCTCCGCGACGACGAAGTCGCCGTCTTCGATCCCGGTGCAGGTGTCATTCGATCCAACGCCGCCATCGTTGTCGCCGCCGACCGTGCAGAGGCCCTCGGTGCCCGAATCCTCTCGCACACCGAGGTATTCGAGATCAGCGCCATCGGTGGCGGCTATCGCGTGTCGTCATCGTTCGGGGTCGAGCAGTATGACCTCGTGGTCGTTGCCGCGGGAGGAGTCAGTGCAGCCCTGCTGCCGCAGTTCGCAGACAAACTGGTGACCCGCCAGCTGACCACCACCTGGCACGTGGCCCGCGAGCCGCAATCGGCGGATCCTGCCAGCTGTCCGCTTGTGCTCCGACGTTCCGGGCCGAGCCGATCTTTCGGAACCCAGTGCGCGCTCGACGCGAGCACGGTGAAAGTTGGCTTGCTGTGGGATCGTGACGATGCGGTGAGCGAGACCGACGGCTTCGCACTGTCGGTGCCATCGGAGTGGGAGGCACTGACCGCCGAGTGCCTAGCGGACCTGTACCCGAACGTGTATCCGCAGTCCGTGCGAACGCAGACCTACGCAGACGCATTCAGCAAAGATGGTCACGGCTACGTCGGTGAATTGCCCGGTGCACCCGGAATGTTCGTCGCAACCGGATTCTCTGCTCACGGGTTCAAGATTGCTCCGGCCATAGGTGCGCTCGTGACAGATCTGATCACTACCGGGTTCTCGCCGCTGCACATCGACGAGCTACGCGCGGACCGTGTCAGCACTGCCGACGGTGGCACGGGGCTGCTCTGGGTACGGCCCGCATGACGCAGAACTCTCGTATCCAGGTCACACACGACACATCCGCAATTGCTACAGAGGACACCGTATGAGCGCAGTGGACAATACCCTCGACCGAGCAACCCCGGCCTTTGTGCCGGCCATGCAGGCCGGGAACCTGATTTTCACCTCGGGTCAGCTCCCCCTCGTCGACGGCACGCTCGCGGCGACGGGCAAGGTCGGCCGCGACATAGACAGTGTCCGCGCTGCCGAACTCGCCGAGGTGTGCACCAGGAACGCCCTGGGTGTTCTCGAGTCGATCGTGGGCGACCTCGACCGCGTCAGAGTAGTGAAGGTGGTGGGTTTCGTGGCCTCCGTTCCCGAGTTCACCGGACAGCCCGCAGTGATCGATGCTGCGAGTCGACTGTTGACAAAGGTGCTGGGCGAGCGTGGATCTCATGCCCGCAGTGCAGTAGGGGTGGCGGCGCTTCCTCTCGACGCCCCGGTCGAGGTGGAACTGATCGCAGAGATAGTCGGCTGACGTCGAACCTCGAGAGCGCAGCAGGAGCGGTTCTATGCAGGACGAGATCGCCGACGGTGCCTCGATTCTGAGCTACGTTCGCGATCCCGCCGTCGAATGTGCAGTGGCAGAACGAATCGATTACGGGATCAAGGTCCTACACGCGTCCTGGGGCAGTGCGGCCGCGCTGTGGACGGAGATCGCCCGTACTACCGGAAGACCGGGGACGATGTGCAGTATCGCTGTCACTGGTTGAGTTCGTGCGAGTTCGGGGAGGAGACCTGACACCGGTGCTCGGGCTTCCACTTCGTAATATGATCGCCTGCAGCCACGGCCGACTACCGTCCTCGCTGCTCCCGAAAATACTCGCTGGATTTCGGGTGTGAAACGATTTCCGAAGAGCCCCAAATCGGCGACTTCTGCCCGCGATGGCGGCAGTCGGCAGCGCGTTTCCGAGAGGGGTCTCCAGTCCCGCCACGACCCCGGTCGTTCCGCACGCGATAGAACCTTCGGTGCAGAGGGCTTCCCACGGTCAGTCACCGGTACTACCGTCTGGCACCTCCGAGCCTGTACACACGACGGACAGCTTTCTGTCGGTACGTGTCACAAACAGGGCGGACACGAACGGGCTACTGTCCGCGACGGGGGCGAGTGGACTATCGGCTCCACTCGAGTCGGTGAGCCACTTGTCTATTTCGACCGTGGTGGCCGGCAGGGCGTCGCCGTCGAACACCATGTGGTCAGCTCCTGGTATGGAAACGAATGTGCCGCGCGAATATTTTGATGCAGTCACCCGAGCCACTCGGGGTGCAACGATGCGGTCGCGATTGCCGCTGATCGCAAGTACTGGCGTGGTGATGCGGTCGAAGTGCACCCGCGCTGCTCTCGATCGGTCGAGCCAGGGAAGTCCCATTTCCCAGTAGGCGCGTCCGGACTCGGTCACCAGGGTTTCGAACATCTTGCGGCCGTCTTGTTCGCTCATGTTGCCCGCGGCGCCCCATATAGAATCGCTCCTAGGTGGGGTACAGCGGTTTGGTCCACGGCCGGAGCTGAAGGTAGTGGCTGTAGAACAGACGCAGCATGGACGGGTAGGCGTTGAAAATTCCTGCGGCCGGTGCGGGCGCGGCTGCGGTCGACCCGACGTTCTCGGTGCGTTCCGCGACGAGCTGGGCCAGCAACCCGCCCATCGACAGCCCGACGATCAACGGAGCGGAATCGAACTCAGCGGTGAGAGCGACGAGGTCGTCGACGTAGTCCCGCAGACTCAACGGTGCGATGTGCGGGCCCCTTCGAGTAGCGGTAGTTCGTGGTGGCGGAGCGTGGGTGTACGTACCTTGAATCCGCGTTGCTCGAACAGCTCGCGCGCAGGTGCCCAGGAGTCACCGTTGCACCAGGTGCCGTGAATGAGCAGAACGTTCTTCGATCGATCCGTTCGGAGTGGGCTTCCTCGAGATGAACTCGAGCGCGTTCCCACTGTTCGACACCAGGGCGCAAATGGTCGCAGCTAACCTCGACGATCAGGTGAATCGCCCTGCCGCCGCTCCTTGACCAAGAGCCACCTATGACATAAGCTCTCTACCATCTAGTAGGTAGTCAACGGCGAGGGGCTCTTCATCGTGGGTCAATTCGAGAATCGCAAATTGTTGGTCGTGGGCGGGACCAGCGGAATTGGCCTGGAGGCTGCTCGTATGGTGGCGCAGCCGACAGTGCGCGGGGGGTTGGTCGACACGTTGCGTGGTGGGCGACATCGACATCGGCGTCAACGCAGTCGCTCCTGCCATCGTCCAAACCAGAATCTTCGAGCGCTTCATCCCAGGAGACAAGCTTGACGACGCGATGGCGGAATTCCACAGTCTTCACTCGATCGGTCGCAACGGAACTGTCGAAGACGTCGCCGAGACGATCGTATTTTTGTTGTCGGACAAAACTTCCTGGGTGACGAAACAGTTCGATATTTCGACACAACCGTACAACTCGATTCTAGAAGGAGAAGCGTTATGACCAACGAATGGCAAGACCGACTCAAGGGCTTGATCAAGAGCACCAGTGGCTTCAAGAAAGCGGCCCCGGAGGTGGCGCACGCTTTTCATGCGTTCGAGGAGGCAACGCGGGCGAGTGACATGCTCGACGCCAAGACTCACGAGCTGATCTCGCTGGCCGTTGCTGTCACCACTCGGTGCGAAGGGTGCATCACGGCGCATGCAGTCGCTGCAAAGAATGCCGGGGCCACCGAAGCCGAGGTCGCTGCGGCACTCGGAACCGCAATTTCGCTCAATGCCGGTGCAGCCTATGTATATTCATCGAAGGCCCTCGACGCTTTCCAGTCGTTGTGAGCGCGACCAACGGGATCGACGTCGCGGCTTTCAAGCAGTTTTCTGACGCGGTCGACAAGACCCCGGACAACGCGGGCGCGAGGTTCTTCGTCAGTACCGAGTGGAAGGGACAGACTCGTACTGTCGCCACTGTGAAGTCGTACGACCTTCGCGGTGAAACGCACGAGCGAGACTTCACCATCGAGGCCGACGAGCCGAACGAGTTGCTCGGAACCAATACGGCACCGAACCCGCAGGAACTGTTGATGGCGGCTCTCAATGCCTGTTTGGCGGTGGGGTACTCCGTCGTCGCGGCGAAGATGGGGGTCACCCTCCGCTCACTGAAAATCGACACCTCGGGCGAGCTGGACCTCCGTGGCTTCCTCGGGTTGGACCAATCGGTCAATCCCGGGTACGACGAGGTTCGATACACGGTGACGGTCGATGCCGACGGCACCGATGAGCAGCTCGAGCAGATCCACCAGGCGGTAATGGCGATTTCGCCCAACTACGCGAACTTCGCCAAGCCGATTCGGATGATCCCGACTCTCGATATCGTTCGCTAGGTTACGTCTGCTCGTCGG is part of the Rhodococcus sovatensis genome and encodes:
- a CDS encoding amino acid ABC transporter permease encodes the protein MNVQVPVQSPVISRHDEIAPIARRWHVGRIVGAAIAAIIVALLAQSFFTNEAVNWPMVRQYFFSESILDGLEMTLLLTAVSMAIALILATLIANMRLSENPVLRAVSSAYVWLFRGIPLLVLLILMFNFALLYPTISLSLPGVGTLWSASSQDLISPFWAAIIAFSVHQSSYTSEVIRSSILAVSTGQVEAAEALGMSKLRTFRRIVLPQALRIAVPPIANDTINLLKGTALVAFISVADLLYSVQQIYTRNFQVVPLLIVATIWYVLIVSVMSVGQTALERRLGRSSKAKRSPAAKLTKSRQGKTS
- a CDS encoding amino acid ABC transporter ATP-binding protein, coding for MTILDARQVTKVFHGRTVVDHVDLEVHKGETVCLLGPSGAGKSTFLRCLNQLETMEYGAVYVDGDLMGFREHGGKLHAIPHRALAKQRRHIGMVFQHFNLFPHMTVLENIIEAPVGVLGQPKNTAITEARALLDMVGLAEKVDAYPNSLSGGQQQRVAIVRSLAMKPKVLLFDEPTSALDPELVGEVLDAMKSLSQDGMTMVVVTHEMGFAREVADRVVFMADGAVVEQGPAREVLDSPREARTKDFLARVL
- a CDS encoding molybdopterin-dependent oxidoreductase, translated to MTAVGDAASTADRWGHHTSHFGSFRGRADGDRLQVRPHECDPEPYDLIDNIASGVRHEARVTRPHVRRGWLERGAQSKDLRGRDEFVAVDWDVALDLLAGELRRVYGEFGAAGVFGGSYGWSSAGRFHHAQTQVHRFLNSLGGYVRSVNTYSSGASEVLMPHVAGSHDAVIKQINSWEDLAEHTELLVSFGGVASKNGAVNPGGITSHVQNGWLRKMASNGCRFVLVGPLRDDLLDEIEADWLTPLPGSDLALMIGLAGELVLQDLVDRDFVDRYCSGFAEFEDYLSGSTDGTAKDARWASKICRIEESDIRSLAHAMGTSATMITCSYSLQRIRHGEQMPWMALILAAMTGGIGRPGRGYAHGLGAMGGNGKREAVVPFPSFPQGVNECSDFIPVARIADMLLAPGADYEYNGEVRTYPDVKLVYWAGGNPFHHHQNLFRLQEAFRKPDTVVVHESAWTSTARHADIVLPATMSVERSDIGAARNDSHLMPMQQLIAPYGEARDDFDIFADLAGRLGTAATYTGGRTSDEWVRAMYEHWLGRMSDADMTAPDFESFWQDGPFEMVLRPIRRTLEEFVSDPVANKLNTRSGKIEIVSEVIREFDYDDCPPHPTWTAPVEWLGGRRAESFPIHLIANQPDGKLHSQLDFGSASTRHKRNGREVVRMHPADAAPRSLADGDLVRVWNDRGSCFATVEVTERVMRSVARLPTGAWFDPQVVGGLGTVCVHGNPNVLTADTGTSRLAQACTGQHVLVEITKWEDPVPPVQVHRPPTP
- a CDS encoding transporter substrate-binding domain-containing protein → MNWIKCVAGVATAVSLSVALTSCGTSTSDEPAAAEGALPSPYNAGLVVPYINYAPYSYLDEAGTMIGIDPDVAAGISSELGIPLEGANAAFEQTLLGVQQGKFAWAPAADITRERLQTFDFVSYLKDSYTFMTKVDSPDVADDTLELCGLRIGINSGSSATADLEGFSKACEDAGEQAIDIQAFPDQTANQLALSSERIDLVTASLTNIAYQQSLTDEFKTTGPSYAEILSGLTVKKDSGMAQPLADALNAMIADGSYDTIFAKYNLEDAEVEKSEVNPDPGR
- a CDS encoding FAD-dependent oxidoreductase encodes the protein MNDKARTHRIAVIGLGAVGSMTAWQLASKGFKVDGYDRFAPGSDHSGAGGSTRMFRTIYPESPNYSGLLEKSSTMWRELERASGLSLMVSTGALTISTPDSVMVSSTVAAAEAAKVEYEILDPATTLARHPGQILRDDEVAVFDPGAGVIRSNAAIVVAADRAEALGARILSHTEVFEISAIGGGYRVSSSFGVEQYDLVVVAAGGVSAALLPQFADKLVTRQLTTTWHVAREPQSADPASCPLVLRRSGPSRSFGTQCALDASTVKVGLLWDRDDAVSETDGFALSVPSEWEALTAECLADLYPNVYPQSVRTQTYADAFSKDGHGYVGELPGAPGMFVATGFSAHGFKIAPAIGALVTDLITTGFSPLHIDELRADRVSTADGGTGLLWVRPA
- a CDS encoding RidA family protein, coding for MSAVDNTLDRATPAFVPAMQAGNLIFTSGQLPLVDGTLAATGKVGRDIDSVRAAELAEVCTRNALGVLESIVGDLDRVRVVKVVGFVASVPEFTGQPAVIDAASRLLTKVLGERGSHARSAVGVAALPLDAPVEVELIAEIVG
- a CDS encoding SDR family oxidoreductase; translated protein: MGDIDIGVNAVAPAIVQTRIFERFIPGDKLDDAMAEFHSLHSIGRNGTVEDVAETIVFLLSDKTSWVTKQFDISTQPYNSILEGEAL
- a CDS encoding carboxymuconolactone decarboxylase family protein — protein: MTNEWQDRLKGLIKSTSGFKKAAPEVAHAFHAFEEATRASDMLDAKTHELISLAVAVTTRCEGCITAHAVAAKNAGATEAEVAAALGTAISLNAGAAYVYSSKALDAFQSL
- a CDS encoding OsmC family protein; the protein is MSATNGIDVAAFKQFSDAVDKTPDNAGARFFVSTEWKGQTRTVATVKSYDLRGETHERDFTIEADEPNELLGTNTAPNPQELLMAALNACLAVGYSVVAAKMGVTLRSLKIDTSGELDLRGFLGLDQSVNPGYDEVRYTVTVDADGTDEQLEQIHQAVMAISPNYANFAKPIRMIPTLDIVR